From Flavobacteriales bacterium, the proteins below share one genomic window:
- a CDS encoding class I SAM-dependent methyltransferase — translation MRYFIDNLLPIALRDNKYFMYPMFYLWFKGKNVNRLMEFKNNLENITDEEYTDYYKIYESLGTGKRPSDLNNKSIDFLFDHLENDKDKKILDVGCGNGYILSLLKKEGYRNLTGCDIIKEMEDEEINFVQGEITRLPFEDNEFDIVMCNHVIEHIIDSSKAIEELKRICKGKLILTTPKQRYFKYTFDLHVNFYPEKMNLLALMNYDNYVCEELGGDWSFVGYH, via the coding sequence ATGAGGTATTTTATCGATAATTTACTTCCAATAGCTTTGAGGGATAATAAATACTTTATGTATCCCATGTTTTACCTATGGTTTAAGGGGAAAAATGTAAACCGACTAATGGAGTTTAAGAATAATCTAGAAAATATCACTGATGAAGAATATACGGATTATTATAAGATTTATGAATCCTTGGGTACAGGAAAGAGACCAAGTGATTTAAACAATAAATCTATTGATTTTCTTTTTGATCATCTAGAAAATGATAAAGACAAAAAGATTTTGGACGTTGGTTGTGGTAATGGATATATTCTTTCTTTATTAAAAAAAGAAGGTTACCGAAATCTAACAGGTTGTGATATTATTAAGGAAATGGAAGATGAAGAAATTAATTTTGTTCAGGGTGAAATTACCAGACTTCCATTTGAAGATAATGAATTTGATATCGTGATGTGCAATCATGTTATAGAACACATTATTGATAGTTCTAAGGCTATTGAAGAACTCAAAAGAATTTGCAAGGGAAAATTGATTTTAACCACACCGAAGCAAAGATATTTTAAATACACTTTTGATCTTCATGTGAATTTCTACCCAGAAAAAATGAATCTTCTTGCCTTAATGAATTATGATAATTATGTGTGTGAAGAACTTGGTGGAGATTGGTCTTTTGTGGGGTATCATTAG
- a CDS encoding MotA/TolQ/ExbB proton channel family protein — MPQDSIQQAQVALTEVPTPVEQEISIIELIQNGGIGGQIIMLILFILSVITVYIYIERFLAIRKEQKRDENFILTFKDFVEDQKIDAAKELCNRNESLVSEVFSEGIKHLDKDREVLENRLEKIANQKVQKMESKLPTLATIAGAAPMLGFLGTVIGMIVVFHKMASAGGQIKIDMLSNGIYTAMTTTVAGLIVGIIAYIAYNNLAAKMNKVAYTLETACDDFSDIPKK; from the coding sequence ATGCCTCAAGATAGCATTCAACAAGCTCAAGTAGCCCTAACAGAAGTTCCTACTCCTGTAGAACAGGAAATTTCAATTATAGAATTAATTCAAAATGGCGGAATTGGCGGACAAATCATCATGCTCATTCTATTTATTCTTTCTGTAATTACAGTTTATATTTATATTGAGCGTTTTCTGGCAATTAGAAAAGAACAAAAAAGAGATGAAAACTTTATTCTCACTTTTAAAGATTTTGTAGAAGATCAAAAAATAGATGCAGCAAAAGAGCTCTGTAATAGAAATGAATCTTTAGTTTCAGAAGTATTTTCAGAAGGTATCAAACACCTAGACAAAGACCGAGAAGTTTTAGAAAACAGACTAGAAAAAATAGCCAATCAGAAAGTGCAAAAAATGGAATCAAAACTTCCTACACTCGCTACCATTGCGGGAGCAGCGCCTATGTTGGGATTTTTGGGAACTGTTATTGGAATGATTGTCGTTTTCCATAAAATGGCATCTGCTGGTGGTCAAATAAAAATTGATATGCTTTCTAATGGAATTTACACAGCCATGACCACTACTGTTGCAGGTCTTATTGTGGGAATTATCGCCTATATTGCCTATAATAATTTAGCCGCAAAGATGAATAAAGTAGCTTACACGCTAGAAACAGCTTGTGATGATTTTTCTGATATTCCAAAGAAATAA
- a CDS encoding twin-arginine translocase TatA/TatE family subunit produces the protein MVRFPLLLNFLGTQELILVILVILFMFGPKKIPELARSLGKGLRKINDAKNSITDEIKKGMNEVQGEGDGIVKDINEVKNDMQDIKKKIEQEVKNTIPRK, from the coding sequence ATGGTACGATTTCCACTTTTGCTAAACTTTTTAGGAACACAAGAACTTATTTTAGTGATCTTGGTGATTCTATTTATGTTTGGACCTAAGAAAATTCCTGAACTCGCTCGCTCTCTTGGAAAAGGATTGAGAAAAATTAATGATGCAAAAAATAGCATTACTGATGAAATCAAAAAAGGAATGAATGAAGTGCAAGGCGAAGGTGACGGAATTGTTAAGGATATTAATGAGGTAAAAAACGATATGCAAGACATCAAAAAGAAGATTGAGCAAGAAGTAAAAAACACCATTCCAAGAAAATAA
- a CDS encoding phospholipase D-like domain-containing protein: MFDQLIEDLHKLAVGELKEKWFFQSWEKKVEEVAHLKKNEILVSIFEKENYTEIQKLRILDTLDVLFSGYQYRVAFSPSDECQELILQSIKKAKQQIDICVFTISDNDISKEIIRAKKRGVHIRILTDNDKQFDKGSDIYDLEKAGITVRFDRTDNHMHHKFAIFDHKELLTGSYNWTRSAKLYNNENIIIVKHPKMIDDFQEEFNQLWQKYKV, translated from the coding sequence ATGTTTGATCAACTCATTGAAGATTTACACAAACTTGCCGTAGGAGAACTTAAAGAAAAGTGGTTTTTTCAGTCTTGGGAGAAAAAAGTAGAGGAAGTTGCCCATCTCAAGAAAAATGAAATTTTGGTAAGCATTTTTGAAAAAGAAAACTACACTGAAATTCAAAAACTACGCATTCTTGATACACTTGATGTCCTTTTTTCAGGATACCAATACCGAGTAGCTTTTAGCCCTAGTGATGAATGTCAAGAACTCATACTCCAATCAATAAAAAAAGCAAAACAACAGATTGATATTTGCGTATTTACCATATCCGACAACGATATTAGTAAAGAGATTATCCGAGCCAAAAAAAGAGGCGTTCACATAAGAATCTTAACGGATAATGACAAACAATTTGACAAAGGTTCTGATATTTATGATCTGGAAAAAGCAGGAATTACTGTTCGTTTTGATAGAACTGACAACCACATGCATCATAAATTTGCCATTTTTGATCATAAAGAACTTCTCACAGGAAGCTATAACTGGACTCGATCGGCAAAATTGTACAATAACGAAAATATCATTATTGTAAAACACCCCAAAATGATTGATGATTTCCAAGAAGAATTCAATCAGTTGTGGCAAAAGTATAAGGTCTGA
- a CDS encoding biopolymer transporter ExbD — translation MGVRSNQKISPSFSMSSMTDLVFLLLIFFILTSTLVSINALEIELPSATSNKVENQITAVSIHPDGSFSINDTKVDEESLENEILKALEANNSKRNLVIRSDKTALVDHLVKVMDIANRNQIKMVIATEYQEKQ, via the coding sequence ATGGGAGTACGATCTAACCAAAAAATTAGTCCAAGTTTTTCAATGAGTTCCATGACGGACTTGGTTTTTTTATTACTTATATTCTTTATACTCACCTCCACTTTGGTAAGTATAAATGCATTGGAGATAGAATTACCTTCAGCAACATCCAATAAGGTAGAAAATCAAATAACAGCTGTGAGCATTCACCCTGATGGAAGTTTTTCTATTAATGATACAAAAGTGGATGAAGAATCCCTTGAAAACGAAATATTAAAAGCACTTGAAGCAAATAATAGTAAAAGAAATTTAGTCATAAGATCTGATAAAACAGCACTTGTGGATCATTTAGTAAAAGTAATGGACATTGCCAATAGAAACCAGATCAAAATGGTGATTGCTACAGAATATCAAGAAAAGCAATAA
- the rfaE2 gene encoding D-glycero-beta-D-manno-heptose 1-phosphate adenylyltransferase — translation MKNMKDKIYTLEELIIRRQSWKKQNKKVVFTNGCFDLIHRGHLQYLAQAKELGDKLIVAINSDISVKILKGENRPIKPEIDRLLTMAAFSFVDAVVLFEEETPTKLIDALIPDILVKGGDYEIEKIVGYKTVTQHGGQVLTLDFVAGSSTSNFVEKLKN, via the coding sequence ATGAAGAACATGAAGGATAAAATCTACACACTAGAAGAACTGATTATCAGAAGGCAATCTTGGAAAAAACAAAATAAAAAAGTGGTTTTCACCAATGGTTGCTTTGATCTCATTCATCGTGGACATTTACAATATTTGGCTCAAGCCAAAGAACTGGGAGACAAACTTATTGTAGCCATAAATTCTGATATTTCTGTAAAAATCCTTAAAGGAGAAAACAGACCGATTAAACCCGAAATAGATCGATTACTCACTATGGCGGCATTTTCTTTTGTAGATGCCGTTGTTCTTTTTGAAGAAGAAACTCCTACAAAATTAATTGACGCGCTCATTCCAGACATTTTAGTAAAAGGAGGCGACTACGAAATAGAAAAAATCGTTGGTTACAAAACCGTTACCCAACACGGAGGGCAAGTACTTACTTTAGATTTTGTAGCTGGGAGTTCTACTTCCAATTTTGTAGAAAAACTGAAAAACTAA
- a CDS encoding helix-turn-helix domain-containing protein produces the protein MSYIGKNIKWFRKQKQISQTEFANIFAITRASVGSYEEERSEPKIELLQKIASYFNVSLDDLISIDLAFKNPDQQQLSQMTIDHIFEVKESNSQQNNTQLQSPPKTEEISEKTPIISFERKEIEPTSDPLLKSILFSENGMNFTEIEVRPFSFLEMVDACCKLQPNMERPEDFSIRDGSYLWLQKIPLNKEAKGLLVIEKNNEFSVLKGVSISTEEAKVWRILFVQDSINNFI, from the coding sequence ATGAGCTATATAGGAAAAAATATCAAATGGTTTAGAAAGCAAAAACAAATTAGTCAAACAGAGTTTGCTAATATCTTTGCGATCACACGAGCAAGTGTAGGCTCTTATGAAGAAGAAAGATCGGAACCAAAAATTGAGCTTTTACAAAAAATTGCTTCCTACTTCAATGTAAGCCTAGATGATTTAATTTCCATAGATTTAGCCTTCAAAAATCCTGACCAACAACAGCTTTCTCAAATGACTATTGATCATATTTTTGAAGTAAAGGAAAGCAATAGCCAACAGAATAATACCCAACTGCAAAGCCCACCAAAAACAGAAGAAATTTCTGAAAAAACACCGATTATTTCTTTTGAAAGAAAAGAAATAGAACCGACTTCTGATCCTTTGTTGAAGTCTATTCTATTCTCTGAAAACGGCATGAATTTTACTGAAATTGAAGTGCGTCCTTTTTCCTTTTTAGAAATGGTAGATGCCTGCTGTAAGCTTCAACCCAATATGGAACGACCTGAAGATTTCAGTATTCGAGATGGTAGTTATCTTTGGCTCCAAAAAATACCCTTAAATAAAGAGGCAAAAGGCTTATTAGTTATCGAAAAAAACAATGAATTTAGTGTACTAAAAGGAGTATCTATCAGCACGGAAGAAGCCAAAGTATGGAGAATACTTTTTGTTCAAGACTCTATCAATAATTTTATATAA
- a CDS encoding calcium/sodium antiporter, translating into MIQLLLIILSLAMLIFAGDILVKGAVSISLKLKIPMMIVGLTVISFATSAPELFVSLQAAWAGDSDISIGNVIGSNIANISIVLGPTALIFPIIVKQRVYRFDWLIMALFSVVFGVFMYTDNNISRIEGGILFAGLLAYVISMVVSVKKNPMEEDDEGTIYPMWRSVSYLIIGIVGLKYGSELLIDQVKLFAADVGISKRVISLTVVAFGTSIPELTASLVAAYQGRKDLSVGNLIGSNIFNIGSVIGLTSLVTPIAITSQSQLFDWAWMMGIAILLLLTIVLNKQNKIGRVSGGLLTLVYILYTVSLFL; encoded by the coding sequence TTGATACAATTATTACTCATTATTTTATCCCTCGCCATGCTCATTTTTGCGGGTGATATTCTTGTAAAAGGAGCTGTTTCAATTTCATTGAAACTTAAAATCCCAATGATGATTGTGGGTTTAACGGTTATTTCTTTTGCCACTTCAGCCCCCGAATTATTTGTAAGCCTACAAGCCGCTTGGGCAGGCGATAGCGATATTTCTATCGGAAACGTTATTGGGTCTAATATTGCCAATATTTCTATTGTCTTAGGGCCTACAGCTTTAATATTTCCCATCATTGTAAAACAAAGAGTTTACCGTTTTGATTGGTTAATAATGGCACTTTTTTCTGTTGTTTTTGGGGTTTTTATGTACACCGATAACAATATATCTCGCATAGAAGGAGGAATACTCTTCGCGGGACTCCTTGCCTATGTCATTTCTATGGTTGTGTCGGTAAAGAAAAACCCAATGGAAGAAGATGACGAAGGAACTATCTATCCTATGTGGAGAAGTGTAAGTTATTTAATTATAGGAATTGTGGGTTTAAAATACGGTTCAGAACTTCTAATTGACCAAGTAAAACTATTTGCTGCTGATGTCGGGATTTCAAAAAGAGTGATTTCTTTAACCGTCGTGGCATTTGGAACATCCATTCCAGAATTAACGGCCTCCTTAGTAGCTGCATATCAAGGAAGAAAAGACCTATCGGTGGGAAATCTTATTGGTTCTAATATTTTTAATATTGGTTCTGTTATAGGACTCACTTCTTTAGTAACTCCTATCGCTATTACTTCTCAATCGCAACTTTTTGATTGGGCTTGGATGATGGGTATTGCCATTCTACTTCTTCTTACTATTGTGTTGAATAAACAAAATAAAATAGGAAGAGTTTCGGGTGGTTTACTCACTTTAGTTTACATTCTCTATACAGTTTCTTTGTTTCTATAA
- a CDS encoding Mur ligase family protein, whose product MNYQACCDWMFNRFSSFQQEGKTAFKPGLEKIRSLLAPILPEIEKIPIIHLAGTNGKGSTSSMIASALAYSGYQTGLFTSPHFLSFTERIQINGNYIPEKEITDLININKEFLEKHEASFFEITLWLAMHYFVKQKIEVLVLETGLGGRLDATNFHSKSLLSIITNIGLDHTDILGNTLEKIAIEKAGIIKKNGKILKGEKQLGEVDQKIREIASQQNSDLRWASDFVTQETEFYSGEEDFQKRNTQTAFAALKWIQEDLTMLTNQSITKGLQESQNIFFLPGRWQKLETKPISIFDMGHNENGVKAALKKLSNEKYEQLHLVWGNVSDKDSGIIFSLLPKEAHYYLTEISTNRSESLKNLEKFALAEKLRFSSYTNPRKAYINALENAQENDVVLVLGSAYLIAEIFSKNFSKSLAEIKKLTIFASSLKKAGD is encoded by the coding sequence ATGAATTATCAAGCTTGTTGCGATTGGATGTTCAATCGTTTTTCTAGTTTTCAGCAAGAAGGAAAAACAGCCTTTAAACCCGGTTTAGAGAAAATTAGATCTTTATTAGCACCCATTCTTCCAGAAATAGAAAAAATTCCCATTATACATCTTGCAGGAACCAATGGAAAAGGCTCAACTTCTTCCATGATTGCAAGTGCACTAGCGTACTCTGGGTATCAAACAGGTCTTTTCACAAGTCCGCATTTCTTATCCTTTACAGAACGTATCCAAATTAATGGAAACTATATACCAGAAAAAGAAATAACAGACTTAATAAACATAAACAAGGAGTTTTTAGAAAAACATGAAGCCAGCTTTTTTGAAATTACTTTGTGGCTAGCCATGCATTATTTTGTCAAGCAAAAGATTGAAGTTTTAGTTTTAGAAACGGGTTTAGGTGGAAGACTTGATGCTACTAATTTTCATTCAAAATCTTTGTTGAGTATTATTACCAATATTGGACTAGATCACACAGATATTCTAGGAAATACACTTGAAAAAATTGCCATCGAAAAAGCGGGAATTATCAAGAAAAATGGCAAAATCTTAAAAGGAGAAAAGCAATTAGGTGAGGTTGATCAAAAAATACGTGAAATTGCCTCTCAACAAAATTCAGATCTTCGTTGGGCATCGGATTTTGTGACTCAAGAAACAGAATTTTATAGTGGAGAGGAAGATTTCCAGAAACGCAATACACAAACTGCTTTTGCTGCTTTAAAATGGATTCAAGAGGATTTAACAATGCTCACTAACCAAAGTATCACGAAGGGACTTCAAGAATCTCAAAATATATTTTTTCTTCCTGGAAGGTGGCAAAAACTGGAAACAAAACCCATTTCTATTTTTGATATGGGGCACAATGAAAATGGCGTTAAAGCAGCCTTAAAAAAACTCTCCAACGAGAAATACGAACAACTTCATCTTGTTTGGGGAAATGTATCAGATAAAGATTCGGGAATTATTTTTAGCCTTCTTCCCAAAGAAGCGCATTACTATTTAACAGAAATCAGTACTAATAGAAGCGAGTCATTAAAAAATCTTGAAAAATTTGCTTTAGCAGAAAAATTACGCTTTTCTAGCTACACAAACCCTAGAAAAGCTTATATCAACGCCTTAGAAAACGCACAAGAGAACGATGTGGTTCTCGTTTTAGGAAGTGCCTATTTAATTGCTGAAATTTTTTCTAAAAATTTCTCAAAAAGCCTTGCTGAAATCAAAAAGCTTACTATATTTGCATCCAGCTTAAAGAAAGCGGGTGATTAG
- a CDS encoding flippase-like domain-containing protein: MKKALKIILPLLLGVFLIWWSVKDMSKADKESVISSIKNADYFWLGLSVFIGILSHISRAWRWKYSLEAIGANFTLKNATFSVFISYLVNLAIPRAGEVSRVAVFSKAENNPFDKTLGTVVAERVVDMVLLLVTLGIVFLVQFDIIIQTIQPKEESSESSPVLLGVIAVVGLIVAIVGWRIISKAKEGILLKIKEFLLGIWEGLLSIWKMENKGYFLLHTFIIWGLYIAMFWVSIYAIPETSNIGFGAIITAFAAGGIAMVVSTGGLGAYPIAIATVLLNYGVPETAGTALGWAMWGAQTLMFLVLGGLSFFLITVMNREKILDEEHEG; the protein is encoded by the coding sequence GTGAAAAAAGCGCTTAAAATAATCCTTCCTCTACTCCTTGGAGTTTTTCTGATCTGGTGGTCTGTAAAAGATATGTCGAAGGCTGATAAAGAATCGGTTATTAGCTCCATTAAGAATGCTGATTATTTTTGGCTAGGACTCTCTGTTTTTATAGGGATCCTTAGTCATATTTCGAGAGCCTGGAGATGGAAATATTCTTTAGAGGCAATTGGGGCAAATTTCACCTTGAAAAATGCCACATTTTCAGTCTTTATCTCCTATCTCGTAAACCTAGCAATACCAAGAGCGGGAGAAGTTTCTAGAGTTGCCGTATTTTCTAAAGCAGAAAACAATCCTTTTGATAAAACCTTAGGGACAGTAGTTGCCGAACGTGTAGTAGATATGGTTCTACTTTTAGTAACCCTTGGAATTGTCTTTTTGGTACAATTTGATATTATTATCCAAACCATTCAACCCAAAGAAGAAAGTTCTGAGAGTTCACCCGTTCTTCTTGGCGTAATTGCTGTTGTAGGGCTTATTGTCGCTATTGTTGGTTGGAGAATTATTTCTAAAGCAAAAGAGGGTATTTTACTCAAAATAAAAGAGTTTTTATTGGGTATTTGGGAAGGCTTACTTTCTATTTGGAAAATGGAAAATAAAGGCTATTTCTTATTGCATACTTTTATCATTTGGGGATTATATATCGCGATGTTTTGGGTATCTATTTACGCCATTCCTGAGACTTCAAATATCGGGTTTGGTGCCATTATTACTGCATTTGCAGCTGGAGGAATTGCCATGGTAGTTTCCACAGGAGGCTTGGGAGCATACCCAATAGCTATTGCAACGGTATTACTAAACTATGGCGTTCCAGAAACGGCGGGAACGGCTTTAGGATGGGCAATGTGGGGTGCACAAACACTTATGTTTTTGGTTCTAGGAGGACTTTCCTTTTTCCTGATTACAGTAATGAACAGAGAAAAAATCCTTGATGAAGAACATGAAGGATAA